ACATAAATCCAAGCTGTGAAACGGTAGAGTAGGCCAATACTTTTTTGATATCGTTCTGACGAAGTGCATAGAATCCTGCCAAAGCAGCGGTTAAGAATCCGATGAATAAAATTCCTCCCTGAACGGTAGGTGCTAAAGTGAATAAGAAGTTTGATCTTACCACTAAATAGATCCCTGCTGTTACCATTGTAGCTGCGTGGATCAACGCTGATACAGGAGTTGGTCCGGCCATTGCATCCGGTAACCATGTATATAAAGGAACCTGAGCCGATTTACCGGTAGCTCCGATAAATAAACTGGCTGTAATAAAGATAATTACTGTTCCGTCTAATTCAAATTTTGAAGCGTTCTGTGCTACGGTAAGGTAATCTACTGCATTGGTCTGAGAAGCGATCATGAAGATCCCGATCAGTAAGGCAAGGTCACCAATTCTGTTCATGATGAAAGCTTTTCTTGCTGCTTTACCATATTCTTCATTGGTATACCAGAATCCAATTAGTAAATAAGAACAAAGACCAACTCCTTCCCATCCGATGAACAGGATCAGGTAATTGCTTCCCATCACTAAAAGTAGCATAGAGAAGATGAAAAGATTCAAATAAGTAAAAAACTTATAGAAGCCTTTGTCGTGGCTCATATATCCGATAGAATATAAATGGATAAGAGAACCGATACCTGTAATGATCATCACCATCATTAATGAAAGCTGATCAATCTGGAATCCGACATTAATCTGGATCCCGTTTACTGTAAACCACTCAAAAGCTTTTACGATGATAGGCTGACTTTCAGAATCCATGTTCATGAAAATGCTTACAGCGATGCAGAATGATCCGAAAACCATTGCTGTAGCCAGAGAGCCTACCAATATTTTTGGAAGATTTTTCCCGAATAAACCGTTAATAAGAAACCCTAAAAGTGGTAAAAGTACTATTGCATACACTAAATTTTCCATTCCTTATCCTCTTAATTTATTAAATATACTAACATCTACAGAACGGGTATTTCTATACAGCATAGCAATAATTGCCAGACCTACCGCTACTTCAGCGGCGGCTACCACCATAATGAAGAAAACTAAAAGCTGTCCGTCTCCGTTTCCTTTATACGCTGAAAAAGCAGCCAATAAAAGGTTTACAGAATTCAGCATAAGCTCTACACAGCCCAAAATAACAATAGCGTTTTTTCTCAACAATACTCCCAATACTCCCAAACAGAATAATACTGAAGAAAGGATGATAAAATAGTTAAGAGGGACGCTTTGTATAAATGTATTTACTTCTCCCATAATTTTATAAATCTTTTTTACCGATTAATACCGCACCTACAATACCAGCCAAAATAAGGATGGAGGCAAGCTCAAACGGTAAAACATATTCGTTAAACAAAAGTCTCCCCAGATTTTTCGTAAGACCAACGCCTCTGTCTACATTTTCAACAACAATGTGATTGTCCTTAACACCTTTGAATACGCCTAAAACTCCAATTAACAGAAGACCTGCTGTAAAAACTCCGACAAATTTTAAAGTATTGCCCTTCTTACTTTCGTCTTCCTTATTAAGGTTAAGCATCATCAGGATATATAAGAACAATACCATGATCGCTCCGGCATACACTATAATCTGAATGATCGCAAGGAACTGTGCATTCAGAAGAATGTACATCCCGGCAATTGAAAACATCGTAACAATTAATGACAAAATAGCATAGAGAGGATTTCTTGCAAATACAAAATAAACTGCACTAGCCACTGCTAAAAACGCCACCAAGAAAAATAAAAACTGATCCATTATTTTACCGCATTTTTTTGTTTCTCGGATTGTCTTGTCGTAATGTCAATCCTTTCATTTATTTTTTCAACCAATTTATCTTTTCCATAGATGAAAGATCCTCTGTTGGTTTCTACATCTACCAATCTGTCTGTAAGATAGATCGCAGATTTAGGACAAGCCTCTTCACACATCCCGCAGAAAATACATCTCAGCATATTGATTTCGTATACTGATGCATATTTTTCTTCTCTGTAAAGTCCTTTTTCCTCTTTTGTTCTTTCTGCAGCCGTCATGGTAATGGCTTCTGCAGGACAGGCCACAGCACAAAGTCCGCAAGCCGTACATCTTTCTCTGCCTTCTTCGTCTCTTTTCAGAACGTGCTGACCTCTCCAGATGGTAGTTCTCGGTTTCTGTACTTCCGGATATGAATATACTGCGGGAGCACCTTTTATAACGGTTCTTACAGCATGCTTAAACGTAATCCCCATTCCTGTAAAAATGGCAGGAAGGTAGATCTTTTCAGCAAGGGTCATTTCTTTGTTGGAAACAACTTTTGATCTGTTCGTAAGTTTCATTTAATTATGGATGTTAGATGTTAGACATTAGATTTTAGACTAATCTTGCCTGTTATCTTAATTAATTTTAATTTTTAATTTCCAAATGCTAAAATTACAGCTCCTGTAATCAGCAGGTTTACCAATGCCATTGGGATCAGAGTTTTCCATCCTAAGTGCATCAATTGGTCATATCTAAATCTTGGAAGCGTCCATCTGATCCACATAAAGATCAGAATTCCGATTACCGTTTTTGTTAAAAATGCTACGATACTCAAGATTCCTGCAATGTTTTCACCCCAGTGCTGAGTTACCCATTCAATTCCCGGATAGTTGTACCCACCAAAGAAAAGAACGACCATGAAAGCATTGGAGATAAACATGTTTACATATTCACCGAACATGTATAAACCTAATTTCATGGATGAATATTCTGTAGAATATCCTGTTACCAGTTCAGATTCACATTCAGGTAAATCGAAAGGATGTCTGTTGGTTTCTGCCAAAGCAGCAACAAAGAATACCAGGAAAGCAATCGGCTGGTAGAAAATATTCCAGTTCAGTCCGGAAACCCATGGAATAACTCCCCAAAGCTTTCCTGTAGTCTGGCTTTCTGTAATTTCTTTTAAATCTAAACTTCCCGTCATCATGATGATAGAAAGTAAAGCCAATCCCATCGCCAATTCGTAAGAGATCATCTGGGAAGAAGCACGGATAGCTCCTAATAATGAATATTTGTTATTGGAAGCCCAACCTCCGATCATAATTCCGTATACACCGATTGAAGCCATTCCGATGATGAAAAGTACTCCAACATCAATATTTGCTACTTGTAAATCATAAGAAACTCCACCGAAATTCAAAGTTTTACCCCAAGGAATAACTGCTCCCGTGATCAATGAAATAAACATGACCAAAGCCGGCCCTAATACGAAAAGAAACTTTTCAGCATTGGCAGGGGTAAAATCTTCCTTAAAGAAAAACTTTCCACCATCGGCCAGTGGCTGCAGCAATCCGAAAGGTCCAGCTCTGTTGGGACCAATTCTATCCTGCATGATAGAGGCAACTTTTCTTTCTGCCCAGGTAGAGTAGGCGGCTATCGTAAGAGACAGCAGGAAAAGTGCCAGTACAAGTATAAGTTTAAATGTTAGTAAATCCATTCTGAATTTTAGATTTTAGATTTTAGATTATAGATTGTGAATTTAAAATCTATAATTTAAAATTTATAATTTGTTATAATTTTTCGTCTTTTTCACTGATTTCTTTGGCCATAGGATTGTCTAATACTCTTAGCTCATCCTTAGGTTTTTCGTAGTGGTTCAATGAAATTACCGAATGTCTGTCGATATGTCTAGGACCTTCAATATTCCAGTCAGAAAGTTCTTTTCTTTCAAAACGGCAGGTATCGCAGATGAATTCTTCCACTTCACCCCACTGGTCTTTTCTGGCAGTAACTCTTACAATTTCGTCACCTTTCATCCAAACTACGGCTTTTCCTGAACATTTATCACATTTACAAGAAGCATTCATTGGTTTTGTGAACCAAACTCTGCTTGCGAAACGGGAAGTTCTGTCTGTTAATGCTCCAACCGGGCAAACATCAATAATGTTTCCGATGAAGTCATTATCCAAAGCTTTATTTAAATAGGTAGAAATTTCAGCGTGATCTCCTCTGAAAAGAATTCCGTGTTCTCTTTCACCTGTTAACTGGTTTGCTGCCAATACACATCTTGCACAAAGGATACAACGGTTCATATTCAGCTTGATATTAGGACCAAGATCGTCTGCTTCGTAAGTGTTTCTTTCAAATTCAGTTCTGGTTTCAAGGTTTCCGTGTTCATACCCAAGATCCTGAAGGTGGCATTCACCAGCCTGGTCACAAATAGGACAGTCCAGAGGGTGGTTTACCAATAGGAATTCGGTAACGGCTTTTCTGCCTTCCTGAGCTTTTTCGGAAGAAAGATTCTTCACCTCCATACCGTCCATCACGTTAGTTCTGCAACTCGCAACTAATTTTGGCATAGGGCGCGGATCTGCTTCGGATCCTTTTGAAACTTCAACCAAGCAAGTTCTACATCTCCCTCCACTGGTTTCCAATTTGCTGTAATAGCACATTGCAGGAGGTACAGATTTTCCACCGATTTGTCTGGCAGCTTCCAAAATAGAAGTCCCAGGCAAGACTTCAGTGGTCTGTCCGTCTATAGTTATTTTGAATTTTTTAACCTCTTCGCTCATATTCTATGCTTTCGCTTATGCTTTTAAGGCGTTAAGCTATATTTTAATTATACTTCTTCGTGTTAAATGTATATCCCACTCCTGCAAGGACTTGTCCGAAAACAAAATCCTGACGGGCTTTATCCGGCTTGTTATTTAATGTGGTTTTAATATCCCACATATTGATATATCCTGCTTTTGCCTCTGCTCTGATCATCCAGTTTTTCCAGAAAACCAGGTTAAGGCTGGATCTAAGATCGGTTCCCATTCCAGCAACGTGGAAACGGTCGCTTCTTTCATTCCCGAAAAGTTTGATATTACTTTTAGGAAACATTACTCCGATTCCCGCTCCATAAGACCATACTAAATCTATATTTTTCCTATGAATAAGGTTTTTATATTTCTCAAGACCTAAATTCTCATAATTAAGTCCGTCTGTATGCTCGAAAGTAAGGAACTCGGTGTCTGCTAAATTAACCTGTCCGTTATGAACCATCGCTGCATATTTAGGATCTGAAATTGTTCCTGAAAAATCAACCGTCTGGTCCTGTTTCATCACATATTTCATATGATCTATTCCTAAAACCAAGGCTAAATTATCTTTTATAAAATATCCTATTCTGAAATTGTACTGCGTTACGGTAAACCAGCTTGGATCGATATAAACGATTCCGAACTTCGTAGGTTTATCTCTGGCCTGTACATTATTCAACTGAAAATCATATCCGTTTCCGGTAAAATGAATGTCAGAATTGCTGAAAGCTCCTCTGTTCCATCCGTAAAAAACGAAGACCTGACCTTTTTTACTTAATGGTAATGGTTTTTCTTTCTTTTCAGCTTTGTATGGAGTGACCTCCAGTTTATATTCTTTATTTAATGTATCTTTTTTTACTTGCCCAAAAGCAATAAACCCCGACATCATTAAGCCGACAACCAATAACTTCTTCATTATTTTTTTAGCTAAGCATTTTTTTCAACAGCAGGAATTGGATCTGCATAATGTGCCAATCCATAATTTTGTGTCTGAGATAATTCAGGATTTTTTACATGCCATTCGAACTCGTCTCTAAAGTGACGGATTGCTGCTGCAACGGGCCACGCCGCTGCATCTCCTAATGGACAGATGGTATTTCCTTCAATTTTTCTCTGTATATCCCAAAGAAGGTCGATGTCTTCCATTTTTCCTTCCCCTTTTTCTATCTTCTTCAGGATTTTGTACATCCATCCCGTTCCTTCACGGCAAGGTGTACACTGTCCACAACTCTCGTGATGATAAAATCTCGCTAAAGTCATAGTATGTTCCACGATACACTGGTCTTCATCTAAAACGATAAAACCTCCTGAGCCCATCATCGTTCCGGTAGCAAAACCACCATCAGCTAATGATTCATAGTTCATGTATCTTGGCTCTCCGTTTACAGTTCTCAATAATAAATTAGCAGGAACAATCGGAACAGAGCTTCCTCCCGGAATACAAGCTTTTAATTTTTTTCCGTCTTTAATTCCACCACAATATTCATCAGAGTAAATGAATTCTTCAACCGTAATGGTCATATCGATTTCATACACTCCTGGTTTGTTGATGTTTCCACAGGCAGAAATTAATTTTGTACCTGTAGATCTTCCTACTCCGATTTTAGCGTATTCAGCTCCTGTAATATCAATAATTGGAACGATGGCTGCGATAGATTCCACGTTATTTACCACTGTTGGCCTTTCCCAAAGTCCTTTTACAGCCGGGAATGGTGGTTTTAATCTTGGGTTTCCTCTTTTACCTTCAAGGGATTCAAGCAATGCGGTTTCTTCACCACAAATATAGGCTCCACCACCTCTCTGAACGTAAATTTCACAGTCGAAGCCCGTTCCCATGATATTTTTGCCTAAAAATCCTGCTGCTTTGGCTTCTTCAATCGCTTCTTCTAAAATATCAGGAATCCATGAATATTCTCCACGGATGTAGATATAGGAAACATTTGAACCTAAGCAGAAAGATGAGATCAGCATTCCTTCGATCAGTAAATGAGGAAGAAATTCCATCAGATATCTGTCCTTGAAAGTTCCCGGCTCAGATTCATCAGCATTTACGACAAGGTGTCTTGGCACGCCTTCCGGTTTTGCCAGAAAGCTCCATTTCATTCCTGTCGGGAATCCTGCTCCACCACGTCCACGAAGTCCTGAAGCTTTTACTTCTTCAAGAATTTCGTCAGGGGTCATTTTCAAGGCTTTTTCAGCTGCGGTGTAACCTCCCTGTTTACGGTAGGTTTCAAAGTAACGAATGCCTTCTATATGTGCGTCTTTAAGTAAAAGTTTTTTACTCATGTTATTTTCTTGTTGCAATTGGCTTTTGGCTTTTTGCATTTATTATTAAAACTTAAGTTGACTTAAAATCTAAAATGTAAAATTTTAAATTTTTATTAATCTACAGCAACCTGTCCTTGTCTGCAAAGATCAAGGATTTCGTCTACTTTTTCTATCGTTAAATTTTCGTGAAAGAATTTTCCAAGCTGCAGCATGGGTGCGTATCCGCAAGCTCCAAGACATTCGGCAGGCTTTAGGGTAAACATTCCGTCTTCGGTAGTTTCCCCGTCTTTAATGTTCAGTTTAGTTCTGATATGGTCAAGGATCTTCTCGCTTCCGCAAACCATACAAGGCCCGGTTCTGCATACTTCCAAAACATATTTACCAACCGGCTTCATATTGAACATGGTATAAAAAGTGGCTACTTCATATACTTCAATTGGCTTAATACTTAATAATTCAGCAACATAATCCATCACAGGAACGTCTAACCATCCTCCGAATTCTTTCTGTGCCAAGTGGAGTACAGGAAGAAGGGCAGACTTTTGTCTTCCCTCAGGATATCTTGCGATAATTTTGTGTACCTGTGCTAAACTTTCCGGTTTAAAAGCTATTGTTTCGCTCATATTTAAAGATTTTAGATTTTAGATTCTAGATTTTAGATGAAAAATCATAGTCTAAAAATCTTATCATTTTTTTTATTTATATTGAACACTTATTTTAGATTAATTTAAAATCTATAATCTAAAATTTATAATTTCAATTATGCGTCTAATTCTCCCGCAATAATATTCATACTACACATCGTAACGATCGCGTCTGAAATTACAGAACCTGTGATCATTTCAGGGTATGCCTGATAGTAGATGAAGCATGGTCTTCTGAAGTGAAGTCTGTAAGGGCTTCTTCCACCGTCACTCACCAGATAGAATCCTAATTCTCCGTTTCCTCCTTCTACAGCGTGGTATACTTCTCCTTTAGGTACCTCTGTTTCTCCCATTACAATTTTGAAATGGTAGATCAGCGCTTCCATCTTCTTGTAAACATCTGCCTTTTCAGGAAGATAGAAATCAGGAACATCCGCATGGAATGGACCTTCCGGAAGATTGTCGTATGCCTGGTTGATAATTTTAAGAGATTCCCAGATTTCCTGCTGACGGACCATGAAACGGTCGTAAGTGTCACCTGCAGTTCCTACCGGAATAATGAAATCGAAATCTTCGTAAGAAGAATAAGGCTGTGCCACTCTCACATCATAATCTACTCCTGACGCACGTAGATTCGGACCTGTAAAACCATAGCTTAATGCTCTCTCTGCAGAAATAGCTCCTGCTCCGATGGTTCTGTCCATAAAGATTCTGTTTCTTTCCAGTAAAGTACCGAATTCTTTAAATCTGGCAGGGAAAGTTTTTAAGAAGTCTTTTAATAACTCATGGAATTTCGGAGTGAAATCTCTTTCAAATCCTCCGATTCTTCCCATATTCGTTGTCATTCTTGCTCCACAGATTTGCTCGTACATGTCGTAAATACGTTCTCTTTCGATGAACATATAGGTAAGACCTGTAATAGCTCCTGCATCCATTCCGGTTACCCCGTTACAGATCAGGTGGTCACCGATTCTGGCTAATTCCATCAAAATAACACGCATATAATCAACACGTTTTGGAACTTTAATACCAATCAGTTTTTCAACCGTCATGTGCCAACCAAGGTTATTGATAGGTGCAGAACAGTAATTCATACGGTCAGTAAGGGTAGTGATCTGAGAATAATTCCTTCTTTCAGAAATTTTTTCAAATGCTCTGTGAATATATCCTACGGTTTGCTCTGCGTGAAGGATTCTTTCTCCATCCATCGTTAAGATATTCTGGAAGATCCCGTGGGTAGCAGGGTGAGTAGGTCCTAAATTGAGGGTATACAACTGTCCGTCAATCTGCTCCTTACTTTCGTATTGGTTAAGTATATTAGATAATGAGTTATCTTTCATAATATATAATTGATAATCGATAAGCGATAATTGATCATGAACCAATCATCATTAATCATTTATATTCTTTTTATCTTCCGAACATATTATCGTCCTTATCTGTTCTGGTACCATCTTCAAGACGATATTCTTTCAGCATAGGATGGTATCCCAGATCTTCCATATTCAGGATAGGTCTCAGATCAGGATGTCCTTTAAATTTAATTCCGTAGAAATCATAGGTCTCTCTTTCCATCCAGTTGGCTCCGGCATATAATTCCACAAGGGAATCAACTTCGATATTTTCTCTGGACATAAAGATTTTTAGACGCAATCTGAAATTGGCCATCATATTGTGCAGGTGATATATTACACCTATTTCCTTATCCGGAAACTCAGGGTAATGAATCCCGCAGATATCGGTAAGGAAATTGAATTCCAAAGATGAATCTTTCAAATAGTGAATGATTTTTTTGATATCATCTTTCTTCACTTCAATTGTCAGCATTCCATAAGGTTCTGAACTTGAAATGACAGATTCCGGAAATTCTCTTGTGATGGCTTCTAATACAAATTCGTTTGTCATTTCCCTTAGTTGCTTATATTGTAAGAATCTAGTAATTTCTGGTATTCAGGCATATCTCTTCTTCTGATGCTTTCGCTTTCTGAAAGAGCCTGAACCTGCATTACGCCTTCAATGATCTGCTCCGGTCTTGGAGGACATCCGGGAACATACACGTCCACCGGAATAATTTTATCAATTCCCTGTAAAACAGAGTACGTGTCAAAAATACCACCGCTGGAAGCACAGGCTCCAACAGCAACCACCCATTTTGGCTCTGCCATCTGAGTGTAAACTTCTTTTAGGACAGGTCCTAATTTTTTAGATATCGTTCCGCAAACCATCAACATATCTGCCTGTCTTGGTGAGAAAGAATTTCTTTCCATACCAAATCTTGAAGCGTCATATGTAGGGTTCAGGGTCGCCATAAACTCGATACCACAACAAGAGGTTGCAAATGGTAACGGCCAAAGTGAAAACTTTCTGGCCATCCCGATTACACTGCTCAGTTTCGTTGCGAAAAAACCTTCTCCTTCAAATCCCTCGGGAGCTGGTGCATCTGTTCTTATTACTGGTTTGTTATCTGACATTTGATTGATTTAAGATTTTAATTTAGATTCTAAATTGGTGTTAATGTTAACTTAACTCTAATTTTCTTGATCTAAAATTGTCATTTAAAATTTCTATTCTTTATTTATCCCAATCTAATGCGCCACGCTTCCAAACATAGAAAAACGCCATGAAAAAGATTGCGACAAACATAAGTACGGCCAGGAATCCTTCTACTCCGAATTCTCTGAAATTAACCGCATATGGGTAAAAAAATACGATTTCAATATCGAATAGTACGAACAATACCGCAGTCAGGAAGTATTTAATAGAAAACGGTGTTCTCGCATTTCCTTCTACTGGAACTCCACATTCCCAGCTTTGGTTCTTTACAGAATTTCCTTTTTTCTGTTTTGGCCCTAAAAAATGTGCTCCAAGCAGAGAAACCGCTACGAATGCTATCGCAACACCTGCCTGTAATAGGATTGGAATATAACTTTCAGGTAAATTCATTTTTGCATTATTATCTCAATTTGCAAATTTAGCGAATAAACAAGAAAGCATGAAATTAATAAGCTTAAAAGTGGGATGAAAATAGGGAAAAGTGGTAATTTAGAATGAATAAAAATAGTCCTTATTTCTTCATTTTTTTAAGGAGAGCGTAGGCCATGAAGGCAATATATCCAAAAAGAACACTAGCTAAGATTATGTTAACTGCTGTATTTGTCCTGTCATCTTCCATCTGGAAAAAGAAGTTATAAGCAATAAATGCTGTAATCAGAACAGCGAAAACTATAAGATGTGGTTTCATGAGTTGTTGGATACATGTTACGGATTGAAAATTTCGGGGTAGGAATTCGAGGTGTAAAGTATGAGTTATTAGTTTCCGGTTTAAAATAAGTCACTAATAACTCATCATTTTATCAATGATCATTGATCATTAACGAATAGGTTCTTCTTCTTTTGTGATTTACCGGATTGTAGTCCTGCCACAGAACCTGAACACTTTTATTTTCTTCCAGTTCAGGATTGGTTTCGGCGAAATCAATTCCCATGCTGGTAAAACGTACAAAGATTTCTTTAAATATGATGGCTGTTACACCACGTCTCTGATATTCAGGATGAATGCCGATCAGGTAAAAATTCGCACGGTCATTTTTCTTTCCTGCCTGTAAAAAGTGCCACCATCCGAAAGGAAAAAGTTTTCCTTTTGATTTTTGTAAAGCCTTTGAATAGGAAGGCATTGTGATGGCAAAGGAAACCAGTTCGTTATTTTCGTCTACTACACAGATCACATAATTTTTGTCTATAAAAGGAAAGTATTTTTCTCTGTAGGTCTGGATCTGTTCGTCTGAAATAGGAGTGTAGGTAGAAAGATGTTTATAGGTTTCATCAAGCAGCTTAAACATAGGTTCTACAAATGGAAGGATCTCCTGTTTAGATTTGAAATTGAGAACTTTAAGCTTGTATTTCTGGGCAATCAGTCCGCTAAACTTTTCCACTTTTTCAGGTAAAATTTTTGGAAAATTCATTTCATATTCTACCCATTCTTTTTCCTTAGTGAGTCCAAGTTCTTCCAGATGTTTAGGATAATATTCATGATTGTAGATTCCGATCATCGTTGCCAGCTTATCAAAGCCCATTGTTAGCATTCCTGCTTTATCAAGATTAGTAAAGCCCATTGGTCCTTCAATCTTATCTATTTTATGTTCTTTGGCGTAATCTATTACTTTTTGGATGAGTGCTTTTGAAACTGCCTTATCATCAATGAAATCAATCCATCCAAATCGTACTTTTCTGATGCCCAGTTCTTGTTCTTCTTTATGATTGATGATCACGGCGATCCTTCCCACCACTTTATTGTCTTTTAAAGCCAGAAACTGTTTGGATTCTGAATAATTTAAGGCCGGATTTTCTTTGGCATCCCAAATTTTGAATTCATCTTTTATAAAAGAAGGAACGTAATAAGGATTGTTTTTATAGAGATCCATCGGAAACCTTACGAATTGTTTTAATTCGTTTGCGTTTTTCACTTCAATAACGGAAACGTCTGACATATTTAAAGGGTAATTAGAGAACAAATATAAATAATAAAATGTAATACTTTGGCACAGTTTTTACATCAATATGGGTAAATTCAAACACAAAAATCTAAATACAATGATGGGTTATTATATCATTATCGGTATCTCGATGCTCGTCAGCTGGTGGGTTTCGTCCAAGCTGAAATCGAAATTCGAATACTACTCCAATGTACATCTCAGAAACGGACTTTCGGGAAAGGAAGTTGCAGAAAAAATGCTGAGAGACAACGGGATCAATGATGTACAGGTTATTTCAGTTCCGGGACAGTTGACAGACCATTACAATCCGGCAGACAAAACAGTTAATCTTTCTGAAGGAGTTTATATGCAGAGAAATGCGGCAGCGGCAGCAGTAGC
The Chryseobacterium sp. W4I1 DNA segment above includes these coding regions:
- the nuoK gene encoding NADH-quinone oxidoreductase subunit NuoK; this translates as MGEVNTFIQSVPLNYFIILSSVLFCLGVLGVLLRKNAIVILGCVELMLNSVNLLLAAFSAYKGNGDGQLLVFFIMVVAAAEVAVGLAIIAMLYRNTRSVDVSIFNKLRG
- a CDS encoding NADH-quinone oxidoreductase subunit J, translating into MDQFLFFLVAFLAVASAVYFVFARNPLYAILSLIVTMFSIAGMYILLNAQFLAIIQIIVYAGAIMVLFLYILMMLNLNKEDESKKGNTLKFVGVFTAGLLLIGVLGVFKGVKDNHIVVENVDRGVGLTKNLGRLLFNEYVLPFELASILILAGIVGAVLIGKKDL
- a CDS encoding NADH-quinone oxidoreductase subunit I, encoding MKLTNRSKVVSNKEMTLAEKIYLPAIFTGMGITFKHAVRTVIKGAPAVYSYPEVQKPRTTIWRGQHVLKRDEEGRERCTACGLCAVACPAEAITMTAAERTKEEKGLYREEKYASVYEINMLRCIFCGMCEEACPKSAIYLTDRLVDVETNRGSFIYGKDKLVEKINERIDITTRQSEKQKNAVK
- the nuoH gene encoding NADH-quinone oxidoreductase subunit NuoH, which codes for MDLLTFKLILVLALFLLSLTIAAYSTWAERKVASIMQDRIGPNRAGPFGLLQPLADGGKFFFKEDFTPANAEKFLFVLGPALVMFISLITGAVIPWGKTLNFGGVSYDLQVANIDVGVLFIIGMASIGVYGIMIGGWASNNKYSLLGAIRASSQMISYELAMGLALLSIIMMTGSLDLKEITESQTTGKLWGVIPWVSGLNWNIFYQPIAFLVFFVAALAETNRHPFDLPECESELVTGYSTEYSSMKLGLYMFGEYVNMFISNAFMVVLFFGGYNYPGIEWVTQHWGENIAGILSIVAFLTKTVIGILIFMWIRWTLPRFRYDQLMHLGWKTLIPMALVNLLITGAVILAFGN
- a CDS encoding 2Fe-2S iron-sulfur cluster-binding protein: MSEEVKKFKITIDGQTTEVLPGTSILEAARQIGGKSVPPAMCYYSKLETSGGRCRTCLVEVSKGSEADPRPMPKLVASCRTNVMDGMEVKNLSSEKAQEGRKAVTEFLLVNHPLDCPICDQAGECHLQDLGYEHGNLETRTEFERNTYEADDLGPNIKLNMNRCILCARCVLAANQLTGEREHGILFRGDHAEISTYLNKALDNDFIGNIIDVCPVGALTDRTSRFASRVWFTKPMNASCKCDKCSGKAVVWMKGDEIVRVTARKDQWGEVEEFICDTCRFERKELSDWNIEGPRHIDRHSVISLNHYEKPKDELRVLDNPMAKEISEKDEKL
- the nuoF gene encoding NADH-quinone oxidoreductase subunit NuoF, translating into MSKKLLLKDAHIEGIRYFETYRKQGGYTAAEKALKMTPDEILEEVKASGLRGRGGAGFPTGMKWSFLAKPEGVPRHLVVNADESEPGTFKDRYLMEFLPHLLIEGMLISSFCLGSNVSYIYIRGEYSWIPDILEEAIEEAKAAGFLGKNIMGTGFDCEIYVQRGGGAYICGEETALLESLEGKRGNPRLKPPFPAVKGLWERPTVVNNVESIAAIVPIIDITGAEYAKIGVGRSTGTKLISACGNINKPGVYEIDMTITVEEFIYSDEYCGGIKDGKKLKACIPGGSSVPIVPANLLLRTVNGEPRYMNYESLADGGFATGTMMGSGGFIVLDEDQCIVEHTMTLARFYHHESCGQCTPCREGTGWMYKILKKIEKGEGKMEDIDLLWDIQRKIEGNTICPLGDAAAWPVAAAIRHFRDEFEWHVKNPELSQTQNYGLAHYADPIPAVEKNA
- the nuoE gene encoding NAD(P)H-dependent oxidoreductase subunit E; this translates as MSETIAFKPESLAQVHKIIARYPEGRQKSALLPVLHLAQKEFGGWLDVPVMDYVAELLSIKPIEVYEVATFYTMFNMKPVGKYVLEVCRTGPCMVCGSEKILDHIRTKLNIKDGETTEDGMFTLKPAECLGACGYAPMLQLGKFFHENLTIEKVDEILDLCRQGQVAVD
- the nuoD gene encoding NADH dehydrogenase (quinone) subunit D translates to MKDNSLSNILNQYESKEQIDGQLYTLNLGPTHPATHGIFQNILTMDGERILHAEQTVGYIHRAFEKISERRNYSQITTLTDRMNYCSAPINNLGWHMTVEKLIGIKVPKRVDYMRVILMELARIGDHLICNGVTGMDAGAITGLTYMFIERERIYDMYEQICGARMTTNMGRIGGFERDFTPKFHELLKDFLKTFPARFKEFGTLLERNRIFMDRTIGAGAISAERALSYGFTGPNLRASGVDYDVRVAQPYSSYEDFDFIIPVGTAGDTYDRFMVRQQEIWESLKIINQAYDNLPEGPFHADVPDFYLPEKADVYKKMEALIYHFKIVMGETEVPKGEVYHAVEGGNGELGFYLVSDGGRSPYRLHFRRPCFIYYQAYPEMITGSVISDAIVTMCSMNIIAGELDA
- a CDS encoding NADH-quinone oxidoreductase subunit C, yielding MTNEFVLEAITREFPESVISSSEPYGMLTIEVKKDDIKKIIHYLKDSSLEFNFLTDICGIHYPEFPDKEIGVIYHLHNMMANFRLRLKIFMSRENIEVDSLVELYAGANWMERETYDFYGIKFKGHPDLRPILNMEDLGYHPMLKEYRLEDGTRTDKDDNMFGR
- a CDS encoding NADH-quinone oxidoreductase subunit B, producing MSDNKPVIRTDAPAPEGFEGEGFFATKLSSVIGMARKFSLWPLPFATSCCGIEFMATLNPTYDASRFGMERNSFSPRQADMLMVCGTISKKLGPVLKEVYTQMAEPKWVVAVGACASSGGIFDTYSVLQGIDKIIPVDVYVPGCPPRPEQIIEGVMQVQALSESESIRRRDMPEYQKLLDSYNISN
- a CDS encoding NADH-quinone oxidoreductase subunit A; translation: MNLPESYIPILLQAGVAIAFVAVSLLGAHFLGPKQKKGNSVKNQSWECGVPVEGNARTPFSIKYFLTAVLFVLFDIEIVFFYPYAVNFREFGVEGFLAVLMFVAIFFMAFFYVWKRGALDWDK